In Lycium ferocissimum isolate CSIRO_LF1 unplaced genomic scaffold, AGI_CSIRO_Lferr_CH_V1 ctg4626, whole genome shotgun sequence, one DNA window encodes the following:
- the LOC132044474 gene encoding uncharacterized protein LOC132044474: MSHTPFLHPAMAVILKNHCLLITFLFLCCLLPWWQVNGLKSPFNPNDILPLLPRQVSWPIVNSLHSAVDLLPAFVGAASIEGNNSLEWKGACFYKNIAWLELHNKSNSQFGGGTLHIKVSNAHSWTCMDLYIFATPYRVTWDYYFLSREHTLVIKEWKSEAELEYVKNRGISIFLLQAGMLGTLSALWDVFPLFVNNGWGEKSNIGFLKKHMGASFEERPKPWVTNLTSDDIHSGDFLAISKIKGIWGGFETLERWATGSHAGHTAVCLRDAEGKLWVGESGHDNDKGEDVIAILPWDEWWEFELTKDNTNPHIAVLPLHPDLRAKFNETAAWEYAKSMAGKPYGYHNLIFSWIDTIDGNYPPPVDAHLVASVMTVWNQIAPEYGSNLWNEALNKRLGTQNLSLPDILVEVEKRGSSFAKLLAIPEQDDWVYTDGKSASCVAFILEMYKEAGLFGELASSIQVTEFTIKDAYTLKFFENNSSRLPKWCNADDNVKLPFCQIRGKYRMELPGYNSMDPYPHMNERCPSMPPKYYRPQGC, encoded by the exons TAAATGGGTTAAAATCACCATTTAATCCAAATGATATTTTACCACTGTTACCGAGACAGGTTTCTTGGCCTATCGTTAACTCACTTCATAGTGCTGTTGACCTGTTGCCTGCTTTTGTTGGGGCTGCTTCAATTGAAGGGAATAATAGTTTGGAGTGGAAAGGTGCATGCTTTTACAAGAATATTGCTTGGCTGGAGCTTCATAATAAGTCTAACAGTCAATTTGGTGGTGGCACCCTTCATATCAAG GTCAGCAATGCACACAGTTGGACATGTATGGACCTTTACATCTTTGCAACCCCATATCGTGTAACATGGGATTACTACTTTTTGTCTCGTGAACATACCCTTGTAATCAAAGAGTGGAAGTCTGAAGCTGAGTTAGAATAT GTCAAAAATAGAGGGATCTCAATTTTCCTATTGCAAGCTGGAATGTTAGGAACACTTTCAGCATTATGGGATGTTTTCCCCTTGTTTGTGAATAATGGATGGGGCGAGAAATCGAATATTGGGTTTCTCAAGAAACATATGGGTGCTTCATTTGAAGAACGTCCAAAGCCGTGGGTCACAAACCTTACTAGTGATGACATTCATTCTGGAGATTTTCTTGCTATATCAAAAATTAAAGGTATCTGGGGCGGTTTTGAGACTTTGGAGAGATGGGCAACAGGATCTCATGCCGGTCATACTGCTGTTTGCTTGAGAGATGCTGAAGGAAAACTATGGGTTGGCGAATCTGGACATGATAATGACAAG GGAGAAGATGTGATTGCTATATTACCATGGGATGAATGGTGGGAGTTTGAGCTGACAAAAGACAATACCAATCCACATATTGCAGTGCTCCCTTTGCACCCTGACCTCCGAGCCAAGTTTAATGAGACTGCTGCTTGGGAATATGCAAAAAGCATGGCAGGAAAACCTTATGGTTACCACAACCTAATATTTAGCTGGATAGACACAATtgatggaaattatcccccGCCTGTGGATGCTCATCTG GTGGCTTCTGTCATGACTGTTTGGAATCAAATAGCGCCTGAATATGGTTCTAACTTGTGGAATGAAGCCTTAAACAAACGACTTGGAACTCag AACCTTAGTCTTCCCGATATACTTGTTGAAGTTGAAAAGCGTGGATCCTCTTTTGCCAAATTGTTGGCTATTCCCGAGCAGGATGACTGGGTTTATACTGATGGAAAGTCAGCATCATGTGTTGCTTTTATTCTTGAAATGTATAAGGAAGCAGGACTATTTGGTGAACTTGCAAGCTCAATTCAGGTTACAGAATTCACG ATAAAAGATGCTTATACTCTCAAGTTTTTTGAAAACAATTCAAGCCGGTTGCCAAAGTGGTGCAATGCCGATGACAATGTGAAGCTTCCATTCTGTCAAATTAGAGGGAAGTACCGGATGGAATTACCTGGATACAATAGTATGGATCCTTACCCCCATATGAATGAAAGATGTCCATCTATGCCTCCGAAATATTACAGACCTCAAGGTTGTTGA
- the LOC132044478 gene encoding uncharacterized protein LOC132044478 encodes MATILKNHSFITFLFLFQLLPCHIHGFKIPFNPEDILPLLPRQISWPILNSLHSAEDLMPTFVGVAPIEGNNTLEWKGACFYKNIAWLELHNKSNTQFGGGTLHIKVSNAHSWTCMDLYVFATPYRVTWDYYILSRAHTLEIKEWESQAELEYVKHKGISIFLMQAGMLGTFSALWDVLPLFTDTGWGENSNIGFLKKHMGASFEQRPQPWVSNFTTDEIHSGDFLAISKIRGRWGGFETLEKWVSGAYAGHSAVCLRDSEGKLWVGESGNENDKGEDVIAILPWEEWWEFELTKDDSNPHIALLPLHPDLRAKFNETAAWEYAKSMAGKPYGYHNLIFSWIDTIDGNYPSPLDAHLVASVMTVWNQLQPAYAANMWNEALNKRLGTQNLSLPDVLVEVEKRGSSFAKLLTIPEQDDWVYSDGKSTSCVAFILEMYKEAGLFGELASSIQVTEFTIKDAYSLKFFENNSSRLPKWCNADDNVELPFCQVRGKYRMELPGYNSMDPYPHMNERCPSMPPKYYRPQSC; translated from the exons ATGGCTACAATCTTGAAAAATCACAGCTTTATTACTTTCTTGTTCCTTTTTCAGCTCTTACCATGTCATATACATGGGTTTAAAATACCATTTAATCCAGAAGATATTCTTCCATTATTACCAAGACAAATTTCATGGCCTATACTAAACTCTCTTCACAGTGCAGAGGACTTAATGCCTACTTTTGTTGGGGTTGCTCCAATTGAAGGGAATAATACTTTGGAGTGGAAAGGTGCATGCTTTTACAAGAATATTGCTTGGTTAGAGCTTCATAACAAGTCTAATACTCAATTTGGTGGTGGCACCCTTCATATTAAG GTGAGCAATGCACACAGTTGGACATGTATGGACCTTTACGTCTTTGCAACCCCATATCGTGTAACATGGGACTACTACATATTGTCCCGTGCACATACTCTCGAAATCAAAGAGTGGGAGTCTCAAGCTGAATTAGAATAT GTCAAACATAAAGGTATCTCAATTTTCCTAATGCAAGCAGGAATGTTAGGAACTTTTTCAGCACTATGGGATGTTCTCCCTTTGTTCACGGACACTGGATGGGGTGAGAACTCAAATATCGGTTTTCTAAAGAAACATATGGGCGCTTCATTTGAACAACGTCCGCAGCCATGGGTCTCCAACTTTACTACTGATGAAATACATTCTGGAGATTTTCTTGCCATTTCGAAAATTAGAGGTCGCTGGGGTGGTTTCGAAACTTTAGAGAAATGGGTATCTGGAGCTTATGCTGGCCATTCTGCTGTTTGCTTGAGAGACTCCGAAGGAAAACTATGGGTTGGCGAATCTGGAAATGAGAATGATAAG GGGGAAGATGTTATTGCTATATTGCCATGGGAAGAGTGGTGGGAGTTTGAGCTGACAAAAGATGATTCCAATCCACATATTGCGTTGCTTCCTTTGCACCCTGACCTCCGTGCCAAGTTTAATGAAACTGCTGCTTGGGAATATGCAAAAAGCATGGCAGGCAAACCTTATGGTTACCACAACTTAATATTTAGCTGGATCGACACAATTGATGGAAATTACCCCTCACCATTGGATGCTCATCTG GTTGCTTCTGTCATGACTGTTTGGAACCAACTACAGCCTGCATATGCTGCTAACATGTGGAATGAAGCCTTGAACAAGCGACTCGGAACTCAg AACCTTAGTCTTCCTGATGTTCTTGTGGAAGTTGAAAAGCGTGGATCCTCTTTTGCCAAATTGTTGACTATTCCAGAGCAGGATGATTGGGTTTATAGTGATGGAAAGTCAACATCATGTGTTGCTTTTATTCTTGAAATGTATAAGGAAGCAGGATTATTTGGTGAACTTGCAAGCTCAATTCAAGTTACAGAATTCACG ATAAAAGATGCTTATTCTCTCAAGTTTTTCGAAAACAATTCAAGCCGGTTGCCAAAGTGGTGCAATGCAGATGATAATGTGGAGCTTCCTTTCTGTCAAGTTCGAGGAAAGTACCGGATGGAATTACCTGGATACAATAGTATGGATCCGTACCCCCATATGAATGAGAGATGTCCATCTATGCCTCCGAAATATTACAGACCTCAAAGTTGTTGA
- the LOC132044483 gene encoding protein FATTY ACID EXPORT 5-like, with the protein MHDFCFTIPYGLILLCGGVIGYASKGSTASLAGGVGTGFALILAGYLSLQAFHKRKNSYFALILETACAATLTWVMGQRYMQTSKIMPAGVVAGISALMTGFYLYKIATGGNHFPPKTE; encoded by the exons ATGCATGATTTTTGCTTCACGATCCCTTATGGGTTAATTTTATTGTGTGGTGGTGTTATTGGATATGCTAGTAAAGGAAGCACAGCTTCACTGGCTGGAGGTGTGGGTACTGGATTTGCTCTCATCTTAGCTGGTTACTTGAGCCTGCAAGCATTCCATAAGCGCAAAAATTCTTACTTTGCCTTGATTCTTGAAACTG CTTGTGCAGCCACGTTAACATGGGTTATGGGACAACGGTACATGCAAACTTCAAAAATAATGCCGGCTGGCGTTGTTGCTGGTATCAG TGCACTCATGACTGGATTTTACCTGTACAAAATTGCCACAGGAGGGAACCATTTTCCACCTAAGACTGAGTAA
- the LOC132044475 gene encoding LOW QUALITY PROTEIN: uncharacterized protein LOC132044475 (The sequence of the model RefSeq protein was modified relative to this genomic sequence to represent the inferred CDS: deleted 1 base in 1 codon), translated as MQVQFRTRVVSFSGVNHLLARKHPLPVQVQDLSQTLKMVTESGHSKRSMCLSCSKPTRFCLCTRLKTPCLENSVRVTILQHSLEKNHPLNSTRIACIGLKNLCVISVSDVNYEAKFIIHLLNSNLEMSSQNLDENSSINIKDSNFDSNSAVSLYKDSNFDSNSAVSFTIEKYGTICSFQNQDFSNLFGSSASIDDIRKGFLVKKLQRKPLDQELKEFEITVSPGSVLLFPSENSIGMEEIDFEVKNLIVLDGTWAKAKRMYNENPWLKMLPHVKLDVEKLSLYSEVRCQPKAGYLSTIESIVYALKGVGEEDCEGLDNLLDVFESMVGDQRRCKDEGLKQRVSNCDYRYPEYLFAAIKQWLNLDYANQKKQITFKNNKLKNGRSKMGFLNQVEEWKIKDGNCLFLCVISVSDVNYEAKFIIHLLNSNLEMSSQNLDENSSINIKDSNFDSNSAVSLYKDSNFDSNSAVSFTIEKYGAICSFQNQDFSKLFGSSASIDDIRKGFLVKKLQRKPLDQELKEFEITVSPGSVLLFPSENSIEMEEIDFEVKNLIVLDGTWAKAKRMYNENPWLKMLPHVKLDVEKLSLYSEVRCQPKAGYLSTIESIVYALKGVGEEDCEGLDNLLDVFESMVGDQRRCKDERLKQNVSNCD; from the exons ATGCAAGTGCAATTCAGAACTCGGGTCGTTTCATTTTCAGGAGTTAACCATTTACTTGCCCGAAAACACCCCTTACCTGTTCAAGTTCAAGATTTGTCTCAAACCCTAAAAATGGTGACTGAATCGGGTCATTCAAAAAGATCCATGTGCCTATCATGCTCAAAACCGACCCGTTTTTGTCTCTGCACTAGATTGAAGACCCCATGTCTTGAAAACTCTGTGAGGGTAACAATTCTTCAACACAGTTTAGAAAAAAATCACCCTTTAAATTCAACAAGAATTGCTTGTATAGGCCTGAAAAATTTGTGTGTAATTTCAGTATCTGATGTTAATTATGAAGCTAAGTTTATCATACATTTGCTCAACTCAAATCTTGAAATGAGTTCTcaaaatttggatgaaaatagtAGCATAAACATTAAAGATTCCAACTTTGATAGTAATTCTGCTGTTTCTCTATATAAAGACTCCAACTTTGATAGTAACTCTGCTGTTTCTTTTACCATAGAGAAGTATGGTACAATTTGTTCCTTTCAAAATCAAGATTTCAGTAATTTGTTTGGCTCCAGTGCTTCTATTGATGATATTCGAAAAGGGTTTTTAGTAAAAAAGTTACAGAGAAAGCCATTGGAtcaagaattgaaggaatttGAAATTACAGTTTCTCCAGGATCAGTGCTGTTATTTCCAAGTGAGAATTCAATTGGCATGGAAGAGATAGATTTTGAAGTGAAGAATTTGATTGTACTTGATGGTACATGGGCAAAAGCAAAGAGAATGTATAATGAGAATCCTTGGTTGAAGATGTTGCCACATGTGAAGTTGGATGTAGAGAAGCTAAGTTTGTATAGTGAAGTGAGGTGTCAACCTAAAGCTGGATATTTGTCTACCATTGAGAGTATTGTATATGCTTTGAAGGGTGTTGGTGAAGAAGATTGTGAGGGATTGGATAATTTGTTGGATGTGTTTGAGTCCATGGTTGGAGATCAGAGGAGATGCAAAGATGAGGGATTGAAGCAAAGAGTCTCCAATTGTGACTA CCGTTACCCAGAATATCTATTTGCAGCCATTAAGCAGTGGTTAAATTTGGATTATGCCAATCAGAAAAAACAGATTACTTTCAAAAATAACAagttgaagaatggaagatcAAAGATGGGTTTCCTTAATCaggttgaagaatggaagatcAAAGATGG GAACTGCTTGTTTTTGTGTGTAATTTCAGTATCTGATGTTAATTATGAAGCTAAGTTTATCATACATTTGCTCAACTCAAATCTTGAAATGAGTTCTcaaaatttggatgaaaatagtAGCATAAACATTAAAGATTCCAACTTTGATAGTAATTCTGCTGTTTCTCTATATAAAGACTCCAACTTTGATAGTAACTCTGCTGTTTCTTTTACCATAGAGAAGTATGGTGCAATTTGTTCCTTTCAAAATCAAGATTTCAGTAAGTTGTTTGGCTCTAGTGCTTCTATTGATGATATTCGAAAAGGGTTTTTAGTAAAAAAGTTACAGAGAAAGCCATTGGatcaagaattgaaggagtttGAAATTACAGTTTCTCCAGGATCAGTGCTGTTATTTCCAAGTGAGAATTCAATTGAAATGGAAGAGATAGATTTTGAAGTGAAGAATTTGATTGTACTTGATGGTACATGGGCAAAAGCAAAGAGAATGTATAATGAGAATCCTTGGTTGAAGATGTTGCCACATGTGAAGTTGGATGTAGAGAAGCTAAGTTTGTATAGTGAAGTGAGGTGTCAACCTAAAGCTGGATATTTGTCCACCATTGAGAGTATTGTATATGCTTTGAAGGGTGTTGGTGAAGAAGATTGTGAGGGATTGGATAATTTGTTGGATGTG TTTGAGTCCATGGTTGGAGATCAGAGGAGATGTAAAGATGAGAGATTGAAGCAAAATGTCTCCAATTGTGACTAG
- the LOC132044480 gene encoding cytochrome P450 716B1-like produces MNIIVTISVFLLPIILLLVRRRRPSKSVPPGSLGFPIIGQSLGLLRAMRANTAEKWLEERVQKYGPISKLSLFGKPTVFIYGQAANKFVFTSDASVLTNQQTQSVKMILGDRCLLELNGEDHKRVRDALVSFLKPDVLKRYVGKMGDEVRIHLETYWKGKQIIKVLPLMKTLTFNIICSLLFGLERGARRDQMVQYFQQMIEGMWSIPVNLPFTRFNRSLKASKDVQKMLKQLISEKRYELENNLASSHQDLITCLLSIRGENNHELVSENEIIHNVMLILVAGHDTSSILMTFIVRLLAKNPDIHAAVLEEQEEIAHSKSPGESLTWEDLSKMKYTWRVAMETMRIFPPVFGGFRQTVKDIEYGGYLIPKGWKIFWVTAKTHMDSSIFQEPEKFDPARFEKPGSLPPYNFVPFGGGARICPGYELAKIETLVTIHYLVTHFTWKLCCTDDFFSRDPMPTPTQGLPAQIIPRKPL; encoded by the exons ATGAACATAATCGTAACTATTTCCGTATTTCTACTCCCGATAATCCTCCTTCTTGTTCGGAGGAGAAGACCATCCAAAAGTGTACCACCGGGTTCCCTTGGATTTCCAATCATCGGTCAAAGCCTTGGTTTACTGAGGGCAATGAGAGCCAACACAGCAGAGAAATGGCTTGAAGAAAGAGTCCAAAAGTATGGTCCTATCTCAAAGCTAAGCCTCTTTGGCAAACCCACTGTATTCATTTATGGACAGGCCGCAAACAAGTTTGTATTTACCAGTGATGCCTCTGTCCTCACTAACCAGCAGACGCAATCAGTCAAGATGATTCTGGGCGACCGTTGCCTTTTGGAACTCAATGGTGAAGATCACAAACGGGTTAGAGATGCTCTCGTGTCATTCTTGAAGCCAGATGTTCTGAAGCGTTATGTTGGAAAGATGGGAGACGAAGTCAGAATCCACCTTGAGACTTATTGGAAAGGCAAACAAATAATTAAG GTATTACCTTTGATGAAGACACTCACCTTCAACATTATTTGCTCTCTCCTTTTCGGGCTTGAACGTGGAGCTCGAAGAGACCAAATGGTTCAATATTTCCAGCAGATGATAGAAGGGATGTGGTCAATCCCTGTAAACTTGCCTTTTACGCGCTTCAACCGCAGCCTCAAGGCAAGCAAAGATGTCCAGAAGATGCTGAAACAACTTATTTCGGAGAAACGATACGAGCTTGAGAACAACTTAGCTTCATCCCACCAGGACCTCATTACCTGCTTGCTCAGCATCCGTGGAGAGAATAACCATGAACTAGTATCTGAAAATGAAATCATTCACAATGTCATGCTCATCTTGGTTGCCGGACATGACACTTCATCCATCTTGATGACCTTCATAGTAAGACTTTTAGCAAAGAATCCAGACATCCATGCAGCTGTCCTTGAAG AACAAGAAGAGATTGCACATAGCAAATCACCTGGGGAGTCTTTAACTTGGGAAGACCTTAGCAAGATGAAGTACACCTGGAGAGTGGCAATGGAGACAATGAGAATATTCCCTCCCGTATTCGGAGGCTTCAGGCAGACTGTAAAAGACATTGAGTATGGAGGCTACCTCATCCCGAAAGGATGGAAA ATATTCTGGGTAACGGCTAAAACACACATGGATAGCAGCATTTTCCAAGAACCAGAGAAATTTGATCCAGCACGTTTTGAGAAGCCAGGATCCTTGCCTCCTTACAACTTTGTTCCATTTGGAGGGGGAGCCCGTATATGTCCTGGATACGAGTTAGCAAAGATTGAAACTTTGGTCACAATCCATTACCTAGTAACACATTTCACATGGAAGCTATGCTGTACAGATGATTTCTTCAGCAGGGACCCAATGCCAACACCAACTCAAGGACTTCCTGCTCAAATAATTCCCAGGAAACCTCTCTAA
- the LOC132044482 gene encoding CRS2-associated factor 2, mitochondrial produces MMKLLPWHRITSQANSTLFFKIPNISSLSFFTISHFQFHSQTDQEDIFDPPFSPTLKPHNKPNQRNKVNDVSNEYSEKASSFTINSDLPLKPHKPNINKKGENQDCEKASNFTVNSDLPFDFRYSYSETNPAVKPIGFREPPRFSPFGPGRVDRKWTGTSAPCLQPVDLEKVAEDRWRVLGEPLSKEEIAEMVEKYRHNDCSRQMNLGRGGVTHNMLEDIHNYWKRAEAVRIKCLGVPTLDMDNVCSHLEDKSGGKVIYRHINILLLYRGRNYDPKTRPTIPVMLWKPLAPIYPKLVKNVADGLTFEETKAMRNKGLNAPPLTKLSRNGVYVNVVDKVRAAFETEEVVRLDCTHVGTSDCKRIGVKLRDLVPCVPILFKDEQIILWRGKKDEEQNSGS; encoded by the exons ATGATGAAGCTACTTCCATGGCATCGTATAACCAGTCAAGCTAATAGTACCCTCTTTTTCAAAATCCCCAATATATCCTCCTTATCATTCTTCaccatttcccatttccagttCCACTCTCAAACAGATCAAGAAGATATCTTCGACCCACCTTTTTCCCCAACCTTAAAACCCCATAATAAACCCAATCAAAGAAACAAAGTGAATGATGTATCCAATGAATATTCTGAAAAAGCTTCCAGCTTTACTATTAACTCTGACTTGCCCTTAAAACCCCATAAACCCAATAtaaacaaaaaaggagaaaatcaaGATTGTGAAAAAGCTTCAAACTTTACTGTTAACTCAGATTTGCCCTTTGATTTTCGCTATTCTTACTCTGAGACTAATCCAGCAGTTAAGCCAATTGGTTTCCGTGAACCGCCCCGGTTTTCTCCgtttgggccgggtcgggttgATAGAAAATGGACCGGAACTTCAGCTCCATGTTTACAGCCTGTGGATTTGGAGAAAGTGGCTGAGGACAGATGGCGGGTTCTCGGAGAACCGCTTTCAAAGGAGGAAATTGCGGAGATGGTGGAGAAGTATCGGCATAATGATTGTTCTAGACAAATGAATTTGG GGCGGGGTGGAGTTACTCACAATATGCTGGAGGACATCCATAACTATTGGAAGAGGGCTGAAGCTGTAAGGATTAAGTGCTTGGGGGTGCCAACTCTCGACATGGATAATGTGTGCTCCCATCTCGAG GACAAATCAGGTGGAAAAGTTATCTATCGCCATATTAATATCTTACTCTTATATCGTGGTCGAAACTATGATCCCAAAACTAGACCTACTATTCCTGTGATGCTGTGGAAGCCTTTGGCTCCAATATATCCAAAGCTTGTGAAGAATGTTGCTGATGGCCTGACATTTGAAGAAACAAAGGCAATGAGGAACAAAGGGCTCAATGCTCCTCCTTTAACGAAACTCA GCAGGAATGGGGTGTATGTGAATGTGGTGGACAAAGTTAGAGCAGCATTTGAAACAGAAGAAGTCGTTAGATTAGATTGTACCCATGTGGGAACAAGTGACTGCAAAAGAATCGGTGTTAAATTACGG GATCTGGTACCATGTGTTCCTATCTTGTTCAAAGATGAGCAGATTATTCTCTGGAGAGgcaaaaaagatgaagaacagAACTCCGGCTCCTGA